The sequence CGGTCACCCGCCCGGCGAAGCTGTCGCCCACCCGGGTCCGGCTGGTCGAGATCGGCGTCTCCAGCTTCATCTTCACTCCCGTGCCCGCGGGCAACGACAGCGTCTGCGCCGCCATCACGCCCGCCAGCAGCATCGCTACCACCGCGATTCCTACGGCTTTCTTCATCACTCCTCCTTGAATTTGCTCCGCCCTTTCCTGAGCGCCCTCTGTGGTTAGATGCCTTTCAGCACTTCGAGAACTTTCTCCATGGGCGCCCGGTCATGCTGGTTCGCTCCCACGTACAGGTACCGGATCGCTCCTCCCAGGTCCACCACCAGAGTCGCCGGATGCGCGATGTTGAAGGCATCCATCCCGATCCGGTGATGCAACCCGTACGCCTTGGTCACCTTACGGTCCTCATCCAGCAGGAAAGGGAAGCTCACCGGGTGCTCCGCCAGGAACCTCTCCGGCTTGAAGAGCCCGCCCCGCTTTTCCGCCGCGATGTACAGCACCGAT comes from Terriglobales bacterium and encodes:
- a CDS encoding redoxin family protein produces the protein MKRMAQLEPLKGEIEKAGASVLYIAAEKRGGLFKPERFLAEHPVSFPFLLDEDRKVTKAYGLHHRIGMDAFNIAHPATLVVDLGGAIRYLYVGANQHDRAPMEKVLEVLKGI